The region TGCATACATGACGTCGAGGATGCTCTGGATCGCCTCGTCGCCCCCCGTGCCGAGGATCGAGGCGCCCAAGATTTCCTTGGTATCGGCATCGACGATCACCTTCATGAAGCCTTGTGTCTCGCCCTTCTCGACGGCGCGGCCGACCCGCGTCATAGGCCGGGTGCCGATCAGCAGCTTGCGGCCGCTCTTGCGGGCCTCGGTCTCGGTCATTCCTGCGCGACCGAGCGGCGGGTCGATATAAAGCGCATAGGCCAGGATTCGGTCGGTGACCCGGCGCGTATCGTTGTCGAGCAGGTCCGCGGCAACGATCTCGAAATCATTATACGCGGTGTGCGTAAAGGCGCCGTGGCCGTTGCACTCGCCCATCGCGAAAATATGCGGCACGTTCGTGCGGAGGAAATCGTCGACCTCTATATAGCCGCGAGCATCGGTTTTCACGCCAGCCTTGTCGAGCCCGAGGTCGTCCGTGTTGGGACGGCGGCCGGTGGCGAGCAGCACATGAGAGCCGATGACCTCCGGTGGCCCTGAGGTGCAATCGACGCCGGCAGCAATCCCATCTTCATGCTTGGCGAAGCGAATGCATTCCGCATTCAGCCGGACATGGATGCCTTCCTCTTCGAGAATCGCACGAATGGTGTCGGAGACGTCCGGGTCTTCCCGCGCGATCAGTCGCGGACCCTTTTCGATTACAGTTATTTTGGAGCCGAAGCGCCGGAACATCTGAGCGAATTCGAGCCCTATATAGCTGCCGCCGATGATTACGAGATGTTCCGGAAGCTCTGTGAGATCCATTATCGAGCTATTGGTGAAATAGGAAACCTCGTCCACACCCGAAAAATCTGGCACCGCCGCACGTGCACCGGTGTTGAGAAAGATCTGCTCTCCGGAAATCAGTTCCTCGCCTATGCGGATTTCGGTCGGGCTTTCGAAGCGGGCGTGGGCTTCGAAGACAGTGCAGTTCTTCATCCCCTTGAGCCAGCTCTCGACGCCGGAACGGGCATCGAGGCGGACCTTCTCCTTCCGCGCCATGACCCGAGCGAAATCGACGGAGACGGCACCGACCGCCATGCCGTATTCGGCGCCACGGCGGGCGGTATGGATCGCATAGGCGCTCGCGACCATCGCCTTGGTCGGCATGCAGCCGGTATTGACGCAGGTGCCGCCGAAGAGTTTGCGCTCTACGAGGGCGACGGATTTGCCGGCAGCCGTAAGCCGCCCGGCGAGGGATGGTCCGGCCTGGCCGGCGCCAATGATGAT is a window of Sinorhizobium numidicum DNA encoding:
- a CDS encoding FAD-containing oxidoreductase gives rise to the protein MSKHFDAIIIGAGQAGPSLAGRLTAAGKSVALVERKLFGGTCVNTGCMPTKAMVASAYAIHTARRGAEYGMAVGAVSVDFARVMARKEKVRLDARSGVESWLKGMKNCTVFEAHARFESPTEIRIGEELISGEQIFLNTGARAAVPDFSGVDEVSYFTNSSIMDLTELPEHLVIIGGSYIGLEFAQMFRRFGSKITVIEKGPRLIAREDPDVSDTIRAILEEEGIHVRLNAECIRFAKHEDGIAAGVDCTSGPPEVIGSHVLLATGRRPNTDDLGLDKAGVKTDARGYIEVDDFLRTNVPHIFAMGECNGHGAFTHTAYNDFEIVAADLLDNDTRRVTDRILAYALYIDPPLGRAGMTETEARKSGRKLLIGTRPMTRVGRAVEKGETQGFMKVIVDADTKEILGASILGTGGDEAIQSILDVMYAKRPYTTITRAVHIHPTVSELIPTVFGDLSPAT